The following coding sequences lie in one Sphingobium sp. KCTC 72723 genomic window:
- the lgt gene encoding prolipoprotein diacylglyceryl transferase, protein MILDLAAAASGAIRFDDLGLSPIALDLGFFTLKWYSLAYLAGILIGYWYLLKLIAQPGSPMARRHADDMIFYATLGIIIGGRLAYVIFYQPEILNNPLDILKLWNGGMSFHGGAVGVSLGILYMARKEKLSWLRIHDYVACVVPFGLFFGRLANFVNGELWGKETDVPWGIIFPTGGPFARHPSQLYEAALEGLVLFAILAFAFWRTRARYQPGMLVGIFLLGYGSFRFAIEYVREADAQLMEFAARTGLHMGQWLCVPMIMGGLYLIATAKGRRQRVEPIAGSASVG, encoded by the coding sequence TTGATCCTGGACCTTGCCGCCGCCGCTTCGGGCGCGATCCGTTTTGACGATCTGGGCCTTAGCCCCATTGCCCTCGACCTCGGCTTCTTCACGCTGAAATGGTATAGCCTCGCCTATCTGGCGGGCATATTGATCGGCTACTGGTATCTGCTCAAGCTGATCGCACAGCCGGGGTCGCCAATGGCGCGGCGCCATGCCGATGACATGATCTTCTACGCAACGCTGGGGATCATCATTGGCGGGCGGCTGGCTTATGTCATTTTCTACCAGCCTGAAATCCTTAACAATCCGCTCGACATATTGAAGCTGTGGAATGGCGGCATGTCGTTCCACGGCGGTGCTGTGGGCGTGTCGCTCGGTATTCTCTACATGGCGCGCAAGGAGAAGCTCAGCTGGCTGCGCATTCACGATTATGTCGCCTGCGTCGTCCCCTTCGGCCTGTTCTTCGGGCGCCTGGCCAATTTCGTGAATGGCGAATTGTGGGGCAAGGAAACCGATGTCCCATGGGGCATCATCTTCCCGACCGGCGGTCCCTTCGCCCGCCATCCCAGCCAGCTGTATGAAGCGGCGCTGGAAGGCCTTGTCCTGTTCGCCATCCTTGCCTTCGCCTTCTGGCGGACGCGGGCGCGTTATCAGCCGGGTATGCTGGTCGGTATTTTCCTGCTGGGTTATGGCAGCTTCCGCTTCGCCATCGAATATGTGCGCGAAGCCGACGCACAGTTGATGGAGTTTGCGGCGCGCACTGGCCTGCATATGGGCCAGTGGCTGTGCGTGCCGATGATTATGGGCGGCCTCTATCTGATCGCCACCGCCAAAGGTCGCCGCCAGCGTGTGGAGCCGATCGCGGGAAGCGCGAGTGTCGGCTGA
- a CDS encoding transcriptional regulator — MAKAKGLETEQDDVFSDLNRLNSMIADLDERALILSLAAFAEEALRDLIQAYLIPGESAEKLLDGFNAPLGTFSARLRMADALGLLTPHQASDFDRLRKIRNEFAHNWLPVSFTDQNIASHIQALNFHFLDDQFPETPGEKVRTSISTLLLEIRVTTGQTRKRGGAALRGQHILAGVPGDLDEQMKICRRRLIEIRDELRLAKGDRRRFLLASKHRWEGKLEIVRLNAGERNAEVRAIQVELDAWNRGPEY, encoded by the coding sequence ATGGCTAAAGCGAAGGGACTGGAAACCGAACAAGACGATGTTTTTAGCGATTTAAACCGCCTCAATTCGATGATTGCTGATCTTGACGAAAGAGCGCTGATACTGTCTCTCGCGGCCTTCGCAGAAGAGGCTCTGCGCGATTTAATCCAAGCATACCTTATACCGGGTGAGTCGGCAGAAAAGCTTCTTGATGGCTTTAACGCCCCACTGGGCACGTTCTCAGCCCGCCTCCGCATGGCAGATGCACTCGGTCTGTTGACGCCCCACCAAGCCAGCGACTTTGATAGGCTCCGCAAAATTCGGAATGAGTTTGCCCACAACTGGTTACCAGTTTCGTTCACCGACCAAAACATCGCATCCCACATTCAAGCGCTCAACTTCCATTTTCTGGACGATCAATTCCCAGAGACGCCGGGCGAAAAAGTTCGAACGTCGATCAGTACGCTGCTGCTGGAAATCAGAGTGACTACGGGTCAAACGCGCAAACGAGGTGGTGCGGCCCTTCGTGGCCAGCACATACTGGCAGGAGTGCCGGGCGACTTGGATGAGCAGATGAAAATTTGCCGGCGGCGATTGATAGAAATCCGCGACGAACTGCGTCTGGCGAAAGGAGATCGCAGGAGGTTTCTTTTAGCTTCTAAGCATCGCTGGGAAGGTAAATTGGAGATTGTTCGCTTAAATGCAGGCGAAAGAAACGCGGAGGTGCGGGCAATTCAAGTAGAACTAGATGCTTGGAATCGCGGTCCTGAGTACTAG
- a CDS encoding recombinase family protein, producing MRVIAYSRFSSQEQGRGSTLVRQRALIESFCRRSGWHIAEFVTDEGVSAWTGANIESGNLGQLIHRLREDGGANTLIVVEKLDRLSRRAPLEMLKWLEVICGTGVEIRTVDGSHHITERALRDDPFKLIGIVFEAFRGHDESKVKSERVSDAWRRKREAHRPMTALSPAWLKLSADRSSYEIIHDRAAIVRRIFNETERGIGKNALATTFNREGVLPFGRGKGWHASYIQKIVRNVAVLGEFQPHTKPRGGLRQPAGDPIHNYFPPVISEDQFARVNDRRHVALLRQQGPGRKLSNLFTGIAKCGACGGRITFRNKGLASRADGREVEESYLVCDNALRGHGCTERHSYNYPGIREAILDLILHLALDDQHFSDPNSVADLRSTEAAIIRKISDLKKRQRNILRLVEGDESDDLAVGRYKEIQAELKIVKLNLEQIKININDHNNRISPAQHLKRVSEVRELMLDSDTEISYKSRSIVKAALNDIIEDMSLKNGRVSVILVAASAAIFLDRSGKNRSMFDLVKTGRSPVFRDPEKEQIWRAYMQRKGRGDELA from the coding sequence ATGCGGGTCATAGCTTACAGTCGATTTTCTTCGCAAGAGCAAGGACGTGGATCGACGTTAGTCCGACAAAGGGCACTGATCGAAAGCTTCTGCCGCCGTAGCGGATGGCATATAGCAGAGTTCGTTACCGACGAAGGTGTTTCGGCCTGGACCGGCGCGAATATAGAATCGGGAAACTTAGGCCAACTCATCCACCGGCTGCGGGAGGATGGAGGTGCCAACACGCTCATAGTAGTGGAAAAATTAGATCGATTATCGCGGCGTGCGCCATTAGAAATGCTAAAATGGCTGGAAGTGATTTGTGGAACGGGAGTCGAAATTCGAACTGTTGATGGATCACATCATATAACTGAACGCGCGCTTCGCGATGATCCATTTAAGCTGATAGGCATCGTATTTGAAGCATTCCGTGGCCATGACGAATCAAAAGTGAAATCGGAGCGGGTTTCGGACGCATGGCGAAGAAAACGCGAGGCGCATCGCCCGATGACTGCTCTTTCACCAGCATGGCTAAAGCTATCCGCGGACCGTTCTAGCTACGAAATTATCCATGATCGAGCGGCGATAGTTAGACGAATTTTTAATGAAACAGAACGCGGAATTGGTAAAAATGCTTTGGCAACCACGTTCAATCGCGAAGGAGTGCTGCCGTTTGGTCGAGGAAAAGGGTGGCATGCTAGTTATATACAGAAGATCGTTCGTAATGTCGCGGTTCTCGGCGAATTCCAACCTCATACCAAACCGCGTGGCGGTTTAAGGCAACCGGCTGGTGATCCAATACACAATTACTTTCCACCAGTAATATCCGAAGATCAATTTGCTAGGGTGAACGATCGGCGTCACGTGGCATTGCTGCGGCAACAGGGGCCGGGGCGCAAGCTGTCGAACTTGTTCACCGGTATCGCAAAGTGCGGCGCGTGTGGCGGACGAATTACATTTCGGAATAAGGGTCTGGCATCACGAGCCGATGGGAGAGAAGTGGAAGAATCATATCTGGTTTGTGACAATGCCCTCCGAGGTCACGGCTGCACCGAGCGTCATAGCTATAATTACCCTGGTATTCGGGAAGCCATACTGGATTTGATATTGCATCTTGCTTTGGACGACCAACATTTCTCTGATCCAAACTCAGTAGCAGATTTGCGATCTACTGAAGCCGCAATTATAAGGAAGATCAGTGATCTCAAGAAAAGGCAAAGAAATATTTTACGACTGGTAGAAGGCGATGAGTCAGATGATTTGGCAGTGGGAAGGTACAAAGAGATTCAGGCCGAGTTAAAAATTGTCAAACTTAATCTCGAACAGATAAAAATCAATATTAATGATCATAATAATAGGATTAGCCCGGCTCAGCACTTGAAGAGGGTGTCAGAAGTTCGCGAGCTTATGTTGGATAGTGATACAGAAATAAGTTACAAATCACGAAGTATTGTGAAGGCGGCTTTAAATGATATTATCGAAGATATGTCTTTAAAAAATGGTCGAGTTTCTGTCATCTTGGTCGCCGCCTCAGCTGCGATATTTTTGGATCGCTCTGGGAAAAACCGGTCTATGTTTGATCTTGTCAAAACTGGGCGTTCTCCTGTATTCCGTGACCCGGAGAAGGAACAAATTTGGCGAGCATATATGCAGCGAAAAGGTCGGGGCGACGAGCTAGCTTGA
- a CDS encoding RlmE family RNA methyltransferase: MRGAGVGKVRVKTAKGRTAQSVRWLERHLNDPYVRKAKAEGWRSRAAFKLIELDEKFHFVKGSRAVVDLGVAPGGWAQVVRKLAPKAAIVGIDLLPVDPIAGVTLFEMDFMDDKAPAILRDALGQAPDLVISDMAANTVGHAQTDHLRTMGLVEAAAWFAVENLRKGGTFVAKVFAGGTDGELLVLLKKNFTTIKHAKPPASRKGSVEWYVVAQGFKGRPDEPAEAPADEAQ; this comes from the coding sequence GTGAGGGGCGCGGGCGTTGGCAAGGTGCGGGTCAAGACCGCCAAGGGGCGCACCGCGCAATCGGTACGCTGGCTCGAACGACATCTGAACGATCCCTATGTTCGCAAGGCAAAGGCGGAAGGCTGGCGCAGCCGTGCGGCTTTCAAGCTGATCGAACTGGATGAGAAATTCCATTTCGTGAAGGGTTCGCGCGCCGTCGTCGACCTTGGCGTAGCGCCGGGCGGTTGGGCGCAGGTGGTGCGCAAGCTGGCGCCCAAGGCGGCCATCGTCGGCATCGACCTGCTGCCGGTAGATCCCATTGCGGGCGTCACTCTGTTCGAAATGGACTTCATGGACGACAAGGCACCCGCCATCTTGCGCGACGCGCTGGGGCAGGCGCCGGATCTCGTCATTTCCGACATGGCGGCCAATACGGTCGGCCATGCCCAGACCGACCATCTGCGCACCATGGGACTGGTGGAAGCGGCGGCGTGGTTTGCGGTGGAAAATCTGCGCAAAGGCGGCACCTTCGTTGCCAAGGTTTTTGCCGGCGGCACCGACGGCGAACTGCTGGTCCTGCTGAAAAAGAATTTCACGACCATCAAACATGCCAAGCCACCGGCCAGCCGCAAGGGCAGCGTCGAATGGTATGTCGTTGCGCAGGGGTTCAAGGGGCGACCCGATGAACCGGCAGAAGCCCCGGCTGACGAAGCGCAATAG
- a CDS encoding DUF5818 domain-containing protein yields MPKHRPIILEGLLLLDGRQLVLRMPDGGQWRLLALGKHERLLGSTVRVEGVREGHDVVAVEKMGLA; encoded by the coding sequence ATGCCTAAGCATCGCCCGATTATTCTAGAAGGACTGCTGCTGCTGGACGGCCGCCAGCTCGTCTTGCGCATGCCCGACGGCGGACAGTGGCGATTGCTGGCGCTGGGTAAGCACGAGCGTCTGCTGGGGTCCACGGTGCGCGTCGAGGGCGTGCGCGAGGGCCACGATGTGGTTGCAGTGGAAAAGATGGGCTTGGCTTGA
- a CDS encoding excalibur calcium-binding domain-containing protein produces the protein MSFKKPFRAVPVRYGAYYAAQRRLRRRGYIALRLVAVVAVGIAIGAASLFVGGKRDQQNTVPTGSPLALADTVPYSPAPSMSAAELDAQQPASGGVGTATHVRPLPVASAGWSYRNCAQARAAGAAPLYAGQPGYGPHMDGDADGIACEPYRGQQ, from the coding sequence ATGTCCTTCAAGAAGCCATTCCGCGCGGTGCCAGTTCGCTATGGGGCCTACTACGCGGCCCAGCGACGCCTGCGGCGACGCGGATATATTGCTCTACGGCTGGTGGCCGTTGTGGCAGTTGGCATTGCCATAGGAGCGGCGTCTCTGTTTGTTGGCGGCAAACGCGATCAGCAAAATACCGTGCCGACTGGCAGCCCTCTGGCTCTCGCCGACACCGTACCCTACTCACCCGCACCCAGCATGTCAGCCGCAGAGCTTGACGCACAGCAACCCGCGTCCGGCGGCGTAGGGACCGCGACACACGTCCGCCCCCTGCCCGTAGCCAGCGCCGGATGGTCCTACCGTAATTGCGCCCAGGCCAGAGCCGCCGGTGCCGCGCCACTGTACGCCGGACAGCCAGGATACGGTCCACATATGGATGGCGACGCTGACGGCATAGCTTGCGAGCCCTATCGGGGACAGCAATGA
- a CDS encoding recombinase family protein, with the protein MVAIVAYYRVSTDKQNRSGLGLEAQRAAVEGYALGGGHRIVAEYVEVESGKRADRPQLAAALAACRLHRATLCIAKLDRLSRDVLTIATLMNGGVDFVAVDMPHANRLTIHLLAAIAEHEREMISQRTKAALAAAKARGVRLGNPNGAAALLTGCREAAAKGGAASRQRADQRAAQILPLLRQLEATGCNSIRAMATALNVQGVPAPNGGVWYPEQVRRALRRAEA; encoded by the coding sequence ATGGTCGCCATCGTCGCCTATTATCGGGTCTCAACGGATAAACAAAATCGCTCAGGATTGGGGTTGGAAGCGCAACGCGCCGCTGTCGAGGGTTATGCCCTCGGCGGCGGCCACCGCATCGTCGCTGAGTATGTGGAGGTAGAAAGCGGCAAAAGGGCTGATCGGCCCCAACTTGCAGCGGCACTGGCCGCTTGTAGGCTCCACAGGGCAACGCTGTGCATCGCAAAGCTTGATAGGCTTAGCCGCGATGTTTTGACCATCGCGACACTTATGAATGGTGGGGTGGATTTTGTTGCGGTCGATATGCCCCATGCCAATCGGCTTACTATTCACTTACTGGCGGCCATCGCCGAGCATGAGCGGGAGATGATCAGCCAGCGGACCAAGGCCGCGCTTGCCGCCGCCAAGGCGCGGGGCGTGCGGCTGGGTAATCCCAATGGCGCGGCGGCGCTGCTGACGGGGTGCAGGGAGGCGGCGGCAAAGGGCGGCGCGGCTTCGCGCCAACGGGCCGACCAGCGGGCGGCGCAGATATTGCCCCTGCTGCGACAGTTGGAGGCTACAGGCTGTAACAGCATTAGGGCCATGGCTACGGCGCTAAACGTACAGGGCGTGCCAGCGCCCAACGGCGGCGTGTGGTATCCCGAGCAAGTGCGGCGGGCGCTGCGCCGGGCGGAAGCTTAA
- a CDS encoding Ppx/GppA phosphatase family protein — MVQHSRPSPQSSGPTGRFAGKSVRSGPGDGSKAAAIPPPSKQRGFAPYAARDRRSYAAIDLGTNNCRLLIAKPSADGFIVVDAFSRIVRLGEGLAATGRISDAAIERAIAALSVCADKLRRRHVTLARSVATEACRRASNGEEFIQRVYRETGIALDIISAQEEARLAVLGCHALLEPGDGPALIFDIGGGSTELVLVDADGAAGAPRIVDWVSAPWGVVSLTESEAFDHGDHDERLAAYDRMRARVSEAFSPLARRLPQGVEGIRLLGTSGTVTTLASLHLNLPRYDRQAIDGLIVPCHSMRAISERLSTMTLAERQKLPCIGTERADLVVAGCAILESILDIWPAERLGVADRGIREGILRGLMDRDGRVM, encoded by the coding sequence ATGGTGCAGCACAGCCGCCCATCGCCGCAGAGTTCCGGCCCGACCGGCCGATTTGCGGGCAAGTCCGTCCGTTCCGGTCCGGGTGATGGAAGCAAGGCTGCGGCCATTCCCCCCCCGTCGAAGCAGCGGGGATTTGCGCCTTACGCGGCGCGTGACCGGCGATCTTATGCGGCGATCGACCTTGGCACCAATAATTGCCGCCTGTTGATCGCCAAGCCTTCGGCCGATGGTTTCATCGTGGTCGACGCCTTTTCGCGGATCGTCCGTCTGGGCGAAGGTCTGGCGGCGACCGGGCGGATCAGCGACGCGGCGATCGAACGGGCCATTGCCGCGCTGTCGGTATGCGCCGACAAGCTGCGCCGCCGCCATGTGACGCTGGCGCGATCGGTCGCGACGGAGGCGTGTCGGCGCGCATCCAATGGCGAAGAATTTATTCAACGTGTCTATCGCGAAACCGGCATCGCGCTGGACATCATCAGTGCGCAGGAAGAAGCGCGGCTTGCCGTGCTGGGCTGCCATGCACTGCTGGAGCCGGGCGATGGTCCGGCGCTGATTTTCGACATTGGTGGCGGATCGACCGAACTGGTTCTGGTCGACGCCGATGGCGCGGCGGGTGCGCCACGCATCGTCGATTGGGTCAGCGCGCCCTGGGGCGTCGTGTCGCTGACGGAAAGCGAAGCCTTCGACCATGGCGATCATGACGAACGGCTGGCCGCCTACGACCGGATGCGCGCGCGGGTGAGTGAGGCTTTCTCGCCGCTGGCCCGCCGCCTGCCGCAGGGTGTGGAGGGGATCCGCTTGCTCGGCACGTCGGGTACCGTGACGACGCTTGCCAGCTTGCACCTCAACCTGCCGCGCTATGACCGGCAGGCGATCGACGGGCTGATCGTGCCGTGCCATTCCATGCGCGCCATTTCCGAACGGCTGTCGACCATGACTCTGGCGGAACGGCAGAAGCTGCCCTGCATTGGTACGGAACGGGCCGATCTGGTGGTGGCGGGCTGCGCGATATTGGAATCGATCCTCGACATCTGGCCAGCCGAGCGACTCGGCGTTGCCGATCGAGGTATCAGAGAAGGCATTTTACGCGGCCTGATGGACCGCGACGGGAGAGTGATGTGA
- a CDS encoding class I SAM-dependent methyltransferase, which translates to MSAEPLPLGERLARQIAAGGPISVAHYMAEANQHYYATRDPLGVEGDFTTAPEISQMFGELVGLCLTDVWMRSGRRPGALYAELGPGRGTLASDALRAMESAALAPRVHFVETSPTLRERQRALIPHVVHHDAIDSLPNEGALLIVANEFFDALPVRQCVRVGDEWRERVVIRREAEGRFMAVPGYRRIESGLPAIAAGAQDGAIIETPIVGAAIAYALAQRIARQGGVAIIIDYGYEGPLLGDTLQAVRAHQYADPFADPGEVDLTTHVDFTMIGNMARQAGLRVLGTVGQGALLRDLGIDARAAQLVRTSPARAQEVEAARARLTDDDAMGMLFRAMAWVHPDWADPAGFGV; encoded by the coding sequence GTGTCGGCTGAACCACTGCCGTTGGGCGAACGGCTGGCGCGGCAGATTGCGGCGGGCGGGCCAATATCCGTTGCGCATTATATGGCCGAAGCGAATCAGCATTATTACGCCACCCGTGATCCGCTGGGCGTAGAGGGCGATTTCACGACTGCGCCGGAAATCAGCCAGATGTTCGGCGAACTGGTGGGGCTGTGCCTGACGGACGTGTGGATGCGTTCGGGTCGGCGACCCGGCGCGCTCTATGCGGAGTTGGGACCGGGGCGCGGGACACTGGCGTCCGATGCGCTGCGGGCGATGGAAAGCGCCGCGCTCGCGCCGCGCGTCCATTTCGTCGAAACCAGCCCGACGCTGCGTGAACGGCAGCGCGCGCTGATCCCCCATGTCGTCCATCATGACGCGATCGACAGCCTGCCGAACGAGGGGGCGCTGCTGATCGTCGCCAATGAATTTTTCGATGCCTTGCCTGTACGTCAGTGCGTCCGCGTCGGCGACGAATGGCGCGAACGGGTCGTCATCCGGCGGGAAGCGGAGGGGCGCTTCATGGCGGTGCCGGGCTATCGCCGGATCGAATCGGGCCTGCCCGCTATTGCCGCGGGGGCGCAGGATGGCGCAATCATCGAAACCCCGATCGTGGGCGCGGCCATTGCCTATGCTTTGGCGCAACGAATCGCCAGACAGGGCGGCGTCGCGATCATCATAGACTATGGTTATGAAGGGCCGTTGCTGGGCGACACGTTGCAGGCGGTCAGGGCGCATCAATATGCCGACCCCTTCGCCGATCCGGGCGAAGTCGACCTGACCACCCATGTCGATTTCACCATGATCGGCAATATGGCGCGACAGGCAGGATTGCGCGTGCTGGGGACTGTTGGTCAGGGCGCATTGCTGCGCGATCTGGGCATCGACGCGCGCGCCGCGCAACTGGTGCGGACCAGTCCCGCGCGGGCGCAGGAAGTGGAGGCGGCGCGCGCCCGGCTGACTGATGATGACGCGATGGGGATGCTGTTCCGGGCAATGGCGTGGGTTCATCCCGACTGGGCCGACCCGGCGGGCTTTGGAGTCTAG
- a CDS encoding DUF1810 domain-containing protein: MTNDPHNLQRFLDAQHPAYATALTELRRGRKTTHWMWFVFPQLAGLGRSPTAQHYGIASLAQARAYLEHATLGQRLQECVRALQDLPHGNSAAGVLGDVDAMKLRSSLTLFEAAGGGGLFSAALERWFGGVRDDTTLALLGRHG, translated from the coding sequence ATGACCAACGATCCGCACAACCTACAGCGCTTCCTCGACGCCCAACACCCCGCCTACGCCACCGCCCTGACCGAGTTGCGCCGTGGCAGGAAGACCACCCACTGGATGTGGTTCGTCTTCCCGCAGCTTGCAGGTCTGGGTCGCAGCCCGACGGCCCAGCATTACGGCATCGCATCACTGGCCCAGGCCCGCGCCTACCTGGAACACGCGACGCTGGGCCAGCGCCTGCAGGAATGCGTGCGGGCGCTGCAGGACCTGCCGCATGGCAACAGCGCTGCGGGCGTGCTGGGCGATGTGGACGCCATGAAGCTGCGGTCGTCCCTAACCCTGTTCGAGGCGGCGGGCGGCGGCGGCCTATTCAGCGCCGCGCTGGAACGTTGGTTCGGGGGCGTGCGCGACGACACCACGCTGGCGCTGTTAGGGCGGCACGGGTAA
- a CDS encoding SOS response-associated peptidase, translated as MCNLYTLRTSAAEVASLFGAAPPLATNSPDETVPGHPGLVVRELEGQRVVQSMTWGFPLPQKSKRSGQPIKPLPVNNVADLAKPMWRGIAPKPRWRCIIPATGFAEAEGEPRRKTRTWFSVKDQPIFAWAGFWRESVEWGPVYTGLMTGCNEAVRPYHDRMPVLLHPDEHDRWLQGDMDDVIGFQARRYPPALIVVERTSELWIKRAGAAQAGAESRWL; from the coding sequence ATGTGCAACCTCTACACCCTTCGCACGAGCGCGGCCGAGGTTGCCTCGCTATTCGGCGCTGCGCCGCCGCTGGCGACGAACTCTCCCGACGAGACTGTGCCCGGCCATCCAGGGTTGGTTGTGCGGGAGTTAGAGGGCCAGCGCGTTGTGCAGTCCATGACCTGGGGCTTTCCGCTGCCACAGAAAAGCAAGCGCTCTGGCCAGCCGATAAAGCCACTGCCGGTAAATAACGTGGCGGACCTGGCCAAGCCTATGTGGCGCGGTATCGCGCCCAAGCCGCGCTGGCGCTGCATTATACCTGCCACTGGCTTCGCGGAGGCGGAGGGCGAGCCCCGGCGCAAGACGCGAACTTGGTTTTCGGTAAAGGACCAGCCTATATTTGCTTGGGCGGGTTTCTGGCGCGAAAGCGTGGAGTGGGGGCCAGTGTACACGGGCCTAATGACAGGCTGTAACGAAGCGGTGCGGCCTTACCACGATCGCATGCCGGTACTGTTGCATCCTGACGAGCACGATCGCTGGCTGCAAGGCGACATGGACGACGTGATCGGGTTCCAAGCCAGGCGCTATCCACCCGCGCTGATTGTTGTGGAGCGTACAAGCGAGCTGTGGATTAAAAGGGCGGGCGCGGCGCAGGCGGGCGCTGAAAGCCGCTGGCTCTAA